A section of the Tamandua tetradactyla isolate mTamTet1 chromosome 4, mTamTet1.pri, whole genome shotgun sequence genome encodes:
- the GPR52 gene encoding G-protein coupled receptor 52 — translation MNESRWTEWRILNMSSGIVNVSERHSCPLGFGHYSAVDICIFETVVIVLLTFLIIAGNLTVIFVFHCAPLLHHYTTSYFIQTMAYADLFVGVTCLVPTLSLLHYSTGIRESLTCQVFGYIISVLKSVSMACLACISVDRYLAITKPLSYNQLVTPCRLRICIILIWIYSCLIFLPSFFGWGKPGYHGDIFEWCATSWLTSAYFTGFIVCLLYAPAAFVVCFTYFHIFKICRQHTKEINDRRARFPSHEVDASGETGHSPDRRYAMVLFRITSVFYMLWLPYIIYFLLESSRVLDNPTLSFLTTWLAISNSFCNCVIYSLSNSVFRLGLRRLSETMCTSCTCVRNQEAQDPKPRKRANSCSI, via the coding sequence ATGAATGAATCCAGGTGGACTGAATGGAGGATACTGAACATGAGCAGTGGCATTGTGAACGTGTCTGAGCGTCATTCCTGCCCACTTGGATTTGGCCACTACAGTGCAGTGGATATCTGCATCTTTGAGACAGTTGTTATTGTCCTGCTAACATTTCTAATCATTGCTGGGAATTTAACAGTCATCTTTGTCTTTCATTGCGCTCCACTCTTACACCATTATACTACCAGCTATTTCATTCAGACAATGGCATATGCTGATCTTTTCGTTGGAGTTACCTGCCTGGTTCCTACTCTGTCACTTCTTCACTACTCTACAGGTATCCGTGAATCACTGACTTGCCAGGTTTTTGGATATATCATCTCGGTTCTAAAAAGTGTTTCTATGGCATGCCTTGCTTGCATCAGTGTGGACCGCTACCTTGCAATAACCAAGCCTCTTTCCTACAATCAACTGGTCACCCCTTGtcgcctgagaatttgcattatTTTGATCTGGATCTACTCCTGCCtcattttcttgccttctttttttgGCTGGGGTAAACCCGGTTACCATGGTGACATTTTTGAGTGGTGTGCCACCTCTTGGCTCACGAGTGCCTACTTTACTGGCtttattgtttgtttactttATGCGCCTGCTGCCTTTGTTGTTTGCTTcacttatttccatattttcaaaatttgtcgGCAGCAcaccaaagaaataaatgaccgaAGAGCCCGATTCCCTAGCCATGAGGTAGATGCTTCTGGAGAGACTGGACACAGCCCGGACCGTCGCTATGCCATGGTTTTGTTTCGGATAACCAGTGTATTTTATATGTTGTGGCTCCCCTACATCATCTACTTTCTTTTAGAAAGCTCCCGGGTCTTGGACAACCCAACACTGTCTTTCCTAACAACCTGGCTTGCTATAAGTAATAGTTTCTGTAACTGTGTAATATACAGCCTCTCCAACAGTGTGTTCCGGCTGGGCCTCCGAAGGTTGTCTGAGACAATGTGTACATCTTGTACATGTGTGAGGAATCAGGAAGCCCAGGATCCCAAACCTAGGAAACGGGCGAATTCCTGCTCCATTTGA